The Chitinophaga pinensis DSM 2588 region TAACCGAATACCCGGCAGCCAACCTGTTCCAGACTGCTCTGGGTAACCTGAATGATGGCCGTAATGCCCGCTTATTCACCTCCTGGAAACAAACTACCATCGACCTGCATTTCTCCTGGATGCAACAGAATGGTATCGACGGTGTAGCACAACAACGCTTCCTGGGTCCGACAAGAGATGGCGTCTACAAAGCCAGTATGGATAGTCTCGTAAGCAGGATAAGACGCAGTGCCGAAAAATACCAGCGTATCTTCTACATCATGTATGATATGAATGCCGATGATACTGCTTTCTTTAAGGCAGACTGGCTGCATGTCGAGAATGATCTTCGTCCGCAGGAATCACCCTATTATGCACATCAGAACGGTAAACCTGTTATCTGTATATGGGGCTTCGGACTGAATGAACGCAGCAATCAACCGGCTAACAGTCTGGCAATTATCAACTGGCTGAAAGGCAAGGGATACTATGTGATCGGTGGCGTACCTGCCGGCTGGCGCACCGGTACCCGTGACTCCTATGCCGGTTATGAGAATGTATACAAAGCATTCAATATGCTGTCTCCCTGGGCAGTAGGCCGCTTTGGCAGCATCGCCGGTGCAGATAATTTCAAAAACGAGAACCTGGCCCCTGACCTGGCCTATTGTAATGCCAACGGACTGGATTACCAGCCGGTTATATTTCCCGGCTTTGCCTGGAGTAACTGGAACGGCGGCACAAGGAACCAGATTTCCCGTAGCAAAGGAGAGTTCTTCTGGCGACAGCTTTACAATATCAAAAGCCTGGGCATGAATACCGCCTATATTGCCATGTTTGATGAATATGATGAAGGTACCGTTATTGCGAAAATGGCCGACAGCTACTTTGCCGTACCTGATAATCAGTATTTCCTGACCACCAGTGCAGATGGTACCTATATCGGCGCCGACTTCTACCTGCGACTGGCAGGCCAGGCCACTAAAGTCCTGAAAGGTACCGCTCCGCTGACGACCAATGTGACCATCCCCTATGCTACTGCACCACTCTGGTTCCGTACCAGTATGGAAGCACAGTATGATGCCACACTTACCTGGACAGACACCCCGGACCAGAGTGTTATTCCTACCAATGTGACCGGCGATAATGGTACCGGCACACCTATCTGTGGTATTGTACAGAACGAGACCAGTCGTACAGGGCCTTCTGCCATCCGCTTTGCAGGAAGGGCGAATTCCGCTGCTGCGAATGCCTATTGCGCTTATAAAGTGTTTGACGTCAATATTCCGGTCACCGCCAGTACCGGACTTAGTTTCTGGCTGCATCCTACCAATAACATCTCCCGTTATGTTACCGTAGATCTGATCATGACAGATGGTACCTCCCTCCGGGATGCGGGCGCCGTCGACCAGCATGGCGTATCCATGCATCCGGGTGCAGGACATGGTACTGTCAACACCTGGTCACAGATAAACTGTAACATCGGCAGGTGGCTAAGCGGCAAGACCATTGACCGGATTATCGTTGATTATGTACATGGTAATGAAATCGGCAATTTTAAGACCTATATAGACGATATCATCATCAGTGATACCACTGCAGCAACTTTTGGCGCAAGGATGGCAGCAGCGCCTGAAATCACCGGCAATGAAGCAGGTTTCAGTGTCTATCCACAGCCTGCCAGCAACCATATCACCTTACAGTTTGACAAAGGATGGCAGGGAAAGACCTCGCTGTCTATTCTCAGCACCGCAGGTCATCTAATTGAGCAAAAGCCCTTACAGATAGCGGGAAACAGTTTACAATACCCTGTTTCACAGCTAAAAAGCGGCATGTATTATCTCAGGTTGAGTAACGGGAAGAAAGTAGTCACAAAAGAGATTGTGATCGTACACTAAAAATACCTGGTAAAATGAAAAGCGCCTGTATCAAAAGGATGATACAGGCGCTTTGTTATCTGGATGCCCGATAAATTCAGGTCGTCTTTCTAAGCGATTTTCAGCAGTGCAATGCTCATACCTCTTCAGAGTATTTCATCAGCATTTCCCGCTCCTTTTTGGTCAGACTTTTCATACCACGTTTATGGATCTTTTCCAGCAGGTAATCAAGATCCTGCTGCTCACCGGCACGTTCCAGGTGATACCTGTCGTCCATATCGTAATCACCGACATGCGCTTTGAAATACCGGTTGTCGATAAATAGTATATGCGGACATTTAACGATAATGTAAACGAAAAGTGCGCCCGGGAGCAGAATAGACAATATGGTGCGATAATTTTCCGCAATTCCTTCGGGTACCATACACAATGCCACGACCATGCCGATCAATGCCCCACCCATATGTGCTTCATGTCCGATATTGTCCCTCCTGGACTTGATCCCGTAAATGGAGTATAAAACGAATAATGACCCATACGCCCATCCCGGGATGGAAAAGGGGATCCCGAAGAAGCCCAGCCGCATAGCAGGAAATAAAGCAATAGATGCGAAAATAACCCCGCAAACAGCCCCGGAAGCACCTACAGCGCTATAATCTCCATGGTTCCGGTGAATCAGCAGGGACAGCAGGTTACCTCCAACCAGGCTGGCAAAATATAAAGTCAGGTAAGCCGTAGGTCCCAGCTTTACTTCCAGACTATTACTAAACAGAAAAAGCGATACCATGTTGAAAAACAAGTGCATCCAGCTGACATGCAGGAAACCGGAGGTGATCAGTCGCTTGTAGTCCTTTTCAATCAGGATACGATCCACTTCAAACGAATACTTATTAAAAAAGGAACGATCCTTTAGTCCTTTGTAAGACACTGCAATGTTTACAACAATCAGTAAGAGGTTAATAAGACCAATGTATGCCATTCAATGCGGGTTTTAAAATAACTATAGGGAACGTCAGCCAGATATATCCTTATCCAATATTGCGATTAGTACAAATATATCCAATTCTGCCGTCATGAATTCGCGCTTTCACGGAATTTTAATTAATATTAGCAAAAATCGCACCCATGATTTCAAGACCTCAACCCGGCGAATTTATGCCCTACCAGGAAGTATACATTAACAGTGTCGGCGATGCAGAAGTACCCGCTATCACAGAAGAATTAAAGGACAGTACGTATGCGTTTTTTTCGAAGATACCTGAGGAAAAAGGAAGTTATGCCTACGCTCCGGGCAAGTGGACAATCAAGGAAACTTTGGGACATATGATCGATACAGAGCGTGTATTTGCGTACCGGCTGATGTGTTTTGCCCGGGGAGAGCAACAGGCGTTACCCGGCTTTGAGCAGGATGATTACGTCCTGAACTCATTTGCCAATGACCGCTCCTTGCAGGAACTGGCAAATGAATTCAGGGTGGTACGTGAGTCGACGATATACCTCTTACGTAATCTGAAAAAAGAGCAGGAAACAATTATGGGCATTTCCAGCGGGAATCCAATTTCTATAAGAACATTAGCCTATATCATTCCCGGCCATGAACTGCACCATCTGCGGATACTGAAAGAGCGATATTTACCTGGACTTAATATCCAGGTCTAACCATGTATTTACAGTATTGGCACTTGTTTCCAGTACGATCTTATAAAAGCGGGAAGGTAGTTGCCCGACGTTGATCAACGCATGACGGTCCTGTACGGGTACAGTTGCCAGCAATTTGTACTCGTCAGTACCGCCCGTTTTGAAATTGTTGGTG contains the following coding sequences:
- a CDS encoding DinB family protein; the protein is MISRPQPGEFMPYQEVYINSVGDAEVPAITEELKDSTYAFFSKIPEEKGSYAYAPGKWTIKETLGHMIDTERVFAYRLMCFARGEQQALPGFEQDDYVLNSFANDRSLQELANEFRVVRESTIYLLRNLKKEQETIMGISSGNPISIRTLAYIIPGHELHHLRILKERYLPGLNIQV
- a CDS encoding T9SS type A sorting domain-containing protein, whose amino-acid sequence is MRKPSAWSLVFTLLLTITLHSNAQVAPAAQSVTGKLMCGYQAWFNCYGDGSPIERWSHWSPGRYRSDTPKPAPGRITFEAYPDVTEYPAANLFQTALGNLNDGRNARLFTSWKQTTIDLHFSWMQQNGIDGVAQQRFLGPTRDGVYKASMDSLVSRIRRSAEKYQRIFYIMYDMNADDTAFFKADWLHVENDLRPQESPYYAHQNGKPVICIWGFGLNERSNQPANSLAIINWLKGKGYYVIGGVPAGWRTGTRDSYAGYENVYKAFNMLSPWAVGRFGSIAGADNFKNENLAPDLAYCNANGLDYQPVIFPGFAWSNWNGGTRNQISRSKGEFFWRQLYNIKSLGMNTAYIAMFDEYDEGTVIAKMADSYFAVPDNQYFLTTSADGTYIGADFYLRLAGQATKVLKGTAPLTTNVTIPYATAPLWFRTSMEAQYDATLTWTDTPDQSVIPTNVTGDNGTGTPICGIVQNETSRTGPSAIRFAGRANSAAANAYCAYKVFDVNIPVTASTGLSFWLHPTNNISRYVTVDLIMTDGTSLRDAGAVDQHGVSMHPGAGHGTVNTWSQINCNIGRWLSGKTIDRIIVDYVHGNEIGNFKTYIDDIIISDTTAATFGARMAAAPEITGNEAGFSVYPQPASNHITLQFDKGWQGKTSLSILSTAGHLIEQKPLQIAGNSLQYPVSQLKSGMYYLRLSNGKKVVTKEIVIVH
- a CDS encoding rhomboid family protein → MAYIGLINLLLIVVNIAVSYKGLKDRSFFNKYSFEVDRILIEKDYKRLITSGFLHVSWMHLFFNMVSLFLFSNSLEVKLGPTAYLTLYFASLVGGNLLSLLIHRNHGDYSAVGASGAVCGVIFASIALFPAMRLGFFGIPFSIPGWAYGSLFVLYSIYGIKSRRDNIGHEAHMGGALIGMVVALCMVPEGIAENYRTILSILLPGALFVYIIVKCPHILFIDNRYFKAHVGDYDMDDRYHLERAGEQQDLDYLLEKIHKRGMKSLTKKEREMLMKYSEEV